One genomic segment of Desulfocapsa sulfexigens DSM 10523 includes these proteins:
- a CDS encoding 3-deoxy-D-manno-octulosonic acid transferase yields the protein MKESFFLKTLFFFYQLLWVCATPFLLRSPRLKEGAEERTLKKVNFSKVDIWMHAASVGEAYIARQLLKNFEDDLKLKILITTNTSQGKNILEKDLAAEQRHAVSIAYMVFDNPTLVKKAIRIADPKLLVLIELEIWPALMAEIKRQKKKMIIVNGRMTEKSYKGYKKTAFLWKRLAPDIILANSEENKKRLQDLFQQKRSYYVSNIKFDQIKTCTISKKAVTKDRTLILASIRKEEESEVFYLITELLKRFPDLHIDLFPRHLARVSNWKTLLTESHISCALKSASSLNAVASVLIWDIFGELLNAYQRADAAFIGGSLAPLGGQNFIEAFMNGVTPVTGPSISNFLWAGNEVFESGLVKKGSNKEEVLKLLEETLRNPEDKATIQQKANKYIQLKQGGSRKTCRHIVDLLQHSDVN from the coding sequence ATGAAAGAATCTTTTTTTCTCAAGACCTTGTTTTTCTTCTATCAACTCCTGTGGGTCTGTGCCACGCCTTTTCTCCTTCGTTCTCCACGACTCAAAGAGGGTGCGGAAGAACGTACTCTCAAAAAAGTTAACTTCTCAAAAGTTGACATATGGATGCACGCAGCATCCGTTGGTGAGGCCTATATAGCAAGACAGCTCCTGAAAAATTTTGAAGATGACCTGAAACTTAAAATCCTTATCACAACGAATACCTCCCAGGGTAAAAATATCCTTGAAAAAGATCTGGCTGCAGAACAGAGGCATGCCGTCAGTATTGCCTATATGGTGTTCGACAACCCGACCCTGGTAAAAAAAGCCATCCGCATCGCCGACCCGAAGCTTTTGGTCCTTATTGAACTGGAAATTTGGCCAGCCCTTATGGCCGAGATAAAACGACAGAAGAAAAAGATGATTATCGTCAATGGTCGAATGACGGAAAAAAGTTATAAGGGATATAAAAAGACCGCCTTCCTCTGGAAGAGGCTCGCACCGGATATTATCCTGGCCAACTCAGAAGAAAACAAAAAACGGCTCCAGGATCTCTTCCAGCAAAAGAGGAGCTATTACGTTTCAAATATTAAATTTGACCAGATAAAAACATGTACAATTTCTAAAAAGGCCGTGACAAAAGACAGGACCCTCATTCTCGCCTCAATCCGAAAAGAGGAAGAAAGTGAAGTTTTTTATCTGATAACAGAACTGCTGAAACGCTTTCCGGATCTCCATATAGACCTTTTTCCCCGTCATCTGGCTAGGGTCAGTAACTGGAAAACACTGCTCACAGAAAGTCATATCAGCTGTGCGTTGAAAAGCGCCTCCTCCCTGAATGCCGTAGCTTCAGTACTTATCTGGGATATTTTTGGTGAACTACTCAACGCCTATCAGCGTGCCGATGCCGCCTTTATTGGTGGCAGCCTTGCTCCACTTGGCGGACAAAACTTTATCGAAGCATTTATGAACGGAGTCACTCCAGTAACCGGGCCCTCAATCTCAAACTTCCTCTGGGCAGGAAACGAAGTCTTTGAGAGCGGTCTTGTCAAAAAAGGCAGCAACAAAGAAGAGGTACTGAAATTACTGGAAGAAACACTTAGAAATCCAGAAGATAAGGCAACAATCCAGCAGAAGGCAAATAAATATATCCAATTAAAGCAAGGAGGGAGTAGAAAAACCTGTCGACATATTGTAGATTTGCTGCAACACTCCGACGTGAACTAA
- a CDS encoding sigma-54-dependent transcriptional regulator, which produces MTDTNNKRLLIVDDEENMRHMLSVVTAKAGYQVTMAENGEQALAIQKKAPFPLILCDLKMPRMDGLQFLQAVAEDGNQPIIIMMSAYATIDDAVEAMKTGAYDFITKPFKTAEILLVLEKAVDHLELREENVRLKAKVLELQGTEGFEDIIAHSEKMQSLLQLTEKVARYDTTVLITGESGTGKELIAKGIHQKSERKEKPFIAVNCGSLPENLLESEFFGYVKGAFTGADKDHKGLFEEADTGTLFLDEVGELPLSLQVKLLRVLQEQEIRPVGGVKTKAVDVRVITATAKDMEREVEDGRFREDLFYRLNVLTLQLPPLRERKEDIQYLCTHFLAILNEKMHLAIEDISPEAMGILLDREWKGNIRELKNCLERAAIVAETNHILPVDLIGSRDNSSCDGKINEILGTFSLKQAKIIIEKKLISRALEASKGNKSMAARMLEISYPSLLAKIKEYL; this is translated from the coding sequence ATGACAGATACCAACAACAAACGTCTTCTTATTGTTGATGATGAAGAAAATATGCGTCATATGCTCTCCGTGGTCACCGCCAAGGCCGGGTACCAGGTAACCATGGCCGAAAATGGCGAACAGGCCCTTGCTATCCAGAAGAAAGCACCCTTTCCTCTTATCCTCTGTGATCTGAAGATGCCCAGAATGGATGGATTGCAGTTTTTACAGGCAGTTGCAGAAGACGGCAACCAGCCCATCATTATTATGATGTCCGCATATGCGACAATAGATGATGCAGTGGAGGCCATGAAAACAGGGGCCTACGATTTTATCACTAAGCCCTTCAAAACAGCGGAGATACTTCTGGTTCTGGAAAAAGCTGTTGATCATCTTGAGTTACGCGAAGAAAACGTCAGGCTTAAAGCCAAAGTTCTCGAGTTACAGGGAACAGAGGGCTTTGAAGATATTATCGCCCATTCTGAAAAGATGCAATCCCTGCTGCAACTCACTGAAAAAGTAGCCCGCTATGACACCACCGTTCTCATTACCGGAGAATCAGGAACGGGAAAAGAACTGATCGCCAAGGGAATTCATCAGAAATCCGAAAGAAAAGAGAAACCCTTTATAGCTGTGAACTGTGGTTCCCTCCCGGAAAACCTTCTGGAGAGCGAATTTTTTGGGTATGTCAAAGGGGCATTCACCGGTGCGGATAAGGATCACAAAGGCTTGTTTGAAGAAGCAGACACAGGTACTCTTTTTCTTGATGAAGTTGGAGAGTTACCCTTGAGCCTACAGGTAAAATTACTACGGGTTCTTCAGGAGCAGGAGATCCGACCCGTTGGCGGTGTCAAAACAAAAGCTGTCGATGTCCGGGTAATCACAGCGACAGCGAAGGACATGGAACGGGAGGTGGAAGATGGCCGGTTCCGTGAAGATCTGTTCTATCGTCTCAATGTGCTTACCTTACAACTCCCTCCACTACGCGAAAGAAAAGAAGATATCCAGTATCTCTGCACTCACTTTCTTGCCATCCTCAACGAAAAGATGCATCTTGCCATTGAAGATATCTCTCCCGAAGCCATGGGAATTCTTCTCGACAGGGAGTGGAAGGGAAACATACGAGAATTGAAAAACTGTCTGGAACGAGCAGCCATCGTTGCCGAGACAAACCACATCCTGCCTGTTGATCTCATCGGCTCTCGGGACAACAGTTCCTGTGATGGCAAGATCAATGAAATACTGGGAACTTTCTCCCTGAAACAGGCCAAAATAATCATAGAAAAAAAGTTAATCAGTCGAGCACTGGAGGCCAGCAAGGGCAATAAGAGTATGGCTGCCAGAATGCTTGAAATCAGCTATCCCTCGCTGCTTGCCAAAATCAAAGAATATCTGTAG
- a CDS encoding sensor histidine kinase, producing MHTLKVQLGLTLSVLLFISMLLFGFVILMLWQRNGITQEIRGSENLLYFAAASIAPGEVSANNPPFTDDIQSFFNDNGILCLQWQNSPDRPMHSHGSCPEDLPLAPLLSAAATSTKTQTGYSGMSWNGFFLSKQYLLIATPLIPDQTNQGAIALIRSLDSVSSSIRETRKIFFAYLIINVLIFTTIGFTRLINLVIKPIERLSRLADSRTDLDATPFLSGERLGEFTQLSLSLNRLVTRIDGDKQELRHSVESLKKANDELQKNRDEMIRAEKLASIGRLSAGLAHEIGNPLGIIQGYIDLLTEQTLSNSDRKAFSKRATQELDRINTLIRNLLDLSRTPVTSSAETIDIHPLLTNLIQTVRVRKTRLPIRYSTDFQATASEVLSDSDGLRQVFLNCILNSIDAIEETVDSADNSISIHTENMVSKNERNCIITTIKDTGAGISKENQEAIFDPFFTTKEVGKGTGLGLAVAHNLIKKSGGTISISSKRGRGTSVIITLPLSLSQKK from the coding sequence ATGCACACCCTAAAAGTTCAGCTGGGCCTCACCCTCTCCGTTCTCCTCTTTATCAGTATGCTCCTCTTTGGTTTTGTCATACTGATGCTCTGGCAGCGTAACGGCATTACCCAGGAGATCCGGGGCAGTGAAAATCTCCTTTATTTCGCTGCGGCATCCATTGCCCCAGGAGAAGTCTCTGCCAACAATCCTCCCTTTACCGACGATATCCAGAGTTTTTTCAATGACAATGGCATTCTCTGCCTCCAGTGGCAAAATTCTCCAGACCGTCCTATGCATTCCCATGGTAGCTGTCCCGAGGATTTACCCCTTGCACCATTGCTTTCTGCTGCTGCAACCAGCACTAAGACACAAACAGGCTATTCAGGGATGTCATGGAATGGATTTTTTCTTTCAAAACAGTACCTGCTGATAGCAACCCCTCTGATTCCTGACCAAACCAATCAGGGGGCAATTGCACTTATTCGGTCACTGGATAGTGTTTCATCCTCCATCCGTGAAACACGAAAAATATTCTTTGCCTATCTCATTATCAATGTACTTATCTTCACAACCATAGGCTTTACACGCTTGATAAATCTGGTGATAAAGCCCATTGAACGACTCTCCCGCCTGGCCGACTCGCGCACTGATCTTGATGCTACGCCTTTTTTATCCGGGGAGCGACTGGGAGAGTTCACTCAACTCTCTCTCAGCCTGAATCGTCTGGTAACGCGGATAGACGGCGACAAACAGGAACTCCGTCACAGCGTCGAATCTTTAAAAAAGGCCAATGACGAGCTTCAGAAGAACCGGGATGAGATGATCAGGGCAGAAAAACTTGCATCAATTGGCAGGCTCTCTGCCGGTCTGGCCCATGAAATCGGCAACCCGCTTGGTATAATCCAGGGATACATTGATCTTCTCACAGAGCAAACTCTCAGCAACAGTGACAGGAAGGCTTTTAGCAAACGTGCCACCCAGGAACTTGACCGTATCAATACCCTTATTCGAAATCTCCTTGATCTCTCCAGAACGCCCGTGACATCTTCAGCCGAGACCATCGATATCCACCCGCTCCTGACTAACCTCATACAAACTGTTCGTGTCCGAAAGACCAGACTCCCGATCCGCTACAGTACAGATTTTCAGGCGACTGCAAGTGAAGTTCTCAGTGACAGTGACGGTCTGCGTCAGGTCTTTTTAAACTGCATCCTCAATTCAATAGATGCCATTGAAGAAACTGTCGACAGTGCTGACAACAGCATCAGCATACATACGGAAAATATGGTGTCTAAAAACGAAAGAAACTGTATTATCACGACCATTAAAGATACCGGAGCAGGTATCAGCAAGGAAAACCAAGAGGCCATCTTTGATCCATTTTTCACCACCAAGGAAGTGGGAAAGGGAACCGGCCTGGGGCTTGCTGTTGCACACAATCTGATCAAAAAATCCGGTGGCACTATCAGTATATCATCAAAGAGAGGTCGGGGAACATCCGTTATCATCACACTCCCTCTGTCACTATCTCAAAAGAAATAA
- a CDS encoding methylenetetrahydrofolate reductase C-terminal domain-containing protein — protein sequence MAQPVSNIFRDSLRNNDEFTITYELVPGRGSGGKRLEKILQLAELARDDGRIKALSITDNPGGHPALSPISLGLDILAMGISPLLHFSLKDKNRNLAESQLFECHRHDLLNLLVLGGDFPRYGFQGQAMPVFDLDSTQLLTLIEQLRHNFTVTRGAPGQAMDLPRMDFFAGCVVSPFKTLESEQVWQYVKLLTKIQCGAQFVISQLGYDIVKYQELIQFINEQQLRIPVLANLFVPSLAVARIMNKGLVPGVILPDALLQKMEDEAKSSDRGEEARLLRAARMLAALRETGYSGIHLGGNNLSFKSISFILDKSEDFTEKTDQAETHFPEPGTWYLYQTSCRTPRKRTLPFLFSSNHFIHKQIFAEKGLFFSIARKLSIKALSNSFLSRTYTLVEHLIKKILFHCRMCGDCTLAESSYLCPQSGCPKKMINGPCGGSNNGYCEVYPNKRLCFWVRSYHRGLEPDCHTIHSPKPIPPKDWSLDKTSSWLNYFSGRDHCELQVKKKKAEY from the coding sequence ATGGCTCAGCCAGTGTCCAATATATTCCGTGACTCACTGCGTAATAACGATGAGTTCACCATCACCTACGAATTGGTGCCAGGCCGTGGGTCCGGCGGTAAACGACTGGAAAAAATCCTCCAACTTGCAGAACTTGCCAGAGATGATGGAAGGATAAAGGCCCTTTCCATCACCGATAATCCAGGTGGCCACCCTGCACTTTCGCCTATTTCATTAGGTCTGGATATTCTAGCCATGGGTATTTCCCCCCTGCTTCACTTCTCTCTCAAAGATAAAAACCGTAACCTGGCTGAAAGCCAGTTATTTGAGTGTCATCGCCATGATTTACTGAATCTTCTTGTCCTTGGTGGCGACTTTCCACGTTACGGCTTTCAGGGACAGGCAATGCCTGTTTTTGATCTTGATTCCACTCAACTGCTGACTCTCATAGAACAACTTCGCCACAATTTCACGGTCACCAGAGGGGCCCCAGGACAGGCCATGGATCTCCCCAGGATGGATTTTTTTGCAGGATGCGTGGTTTCTCCCTTTAAAACACTTGAGTCTGAGCAGGTATGGCAATATGTAAAACTCCTCACCAAAATTCAATGCGGTGCCCAGTTTGTTATCAGCCAGCTTGGTTATGATATTGTAAAATATCAGGAACTCATACAGTTTATCAACGAACAGCAGCTACGGATTCCGGTTTTGGCCAATCTCTTTGTACCAAGCCTTGCCGTTGCCAGAATTATGAACAAAGGACTGGTACCAGGTGTTATTCTTCCAGATGCTCTTCTACAAAAAATGGAAGATGAAGCAAAATCCAGTGACAGGGGGGAAGAAGCCCGACTGTTGCGAGCAGCTCGAATGCTTGCCGCTCTACGCGAAACCGGATACTCGGGAATACACCTTGGCGGCAATAATCTCAGTTTTAAATCAATCTCCTTTATACTGGACAAATCAGAAGATTTTACAGAAAAGACAGATCAAGCAGAGACTCATTTCCCTGAACCCGGCACCTGGTATTTATACCAGACCTCTTGCCGGACACCGAGAAAACGCACTCTCCCCTTTCTCTTTTCCAGTAACCACTTTATCCATAAACAGATATTTGCCGAGAAGGGATTATTCTTCTCGATTGCACGAAAACTCAGCATAAAAGCACTCAGCAACAGTTTTCTCAGCCGAACGTACACGCTCGTTGAACATCTGATAAAAAAAATCCTCTTTCATTGCCGAATGTGCGGAGACTGCACCCTGGCCGAATCTTCCTACCTCTGCCCTCAGTCCGGCTGCCCCAAGAAAATGATTAATGGGCCCTGTGGCGGTTCCAATAATGGCTATTGCGAAGTGTACCCGAATAAACGGCTCTGCTTCTGGGTTCGCAGTTATCATCGGGGGCTGGAACCCGACTGTCACACCATTCACAGTCCAAAGCCAATCCCACCAAAAGACTGGTCATTAGACAAAACTTCTTCCTGGTTGAACTACTTTTCTGGAAGAGATCACTGTGAATTGCAAGTAAAAAAAAAGAAGGCTGAATACTGA